GTGGGGGGACCTAGGaagagaggagaaagggaaAGAGCAAGTAGGAGAGGGAggaagagagggaaaaagaatGAGGGAAGGAGGAGGGTGGGGTGTTGGCGCCTAAGATGGGGGCGGCGGCTGTGAAAGTGCAAATGGTTGGGGATGGTAGTGGTAAAAGAGGGAAATTAGTATGcgtttttatgcattttaaggtgtatatttttataaaacTTTGTATCTTTTTTAATGGCCTCCTACAAACAAATTGTTACAAAACTTGTTTATTAAAAACAAGTTAAAAAACAGGAGTGCCAACCACACCCATAGATTGCCCGGAGGAACCATACTCACAGGTGATAGTATACCAGATTTAACAGCTTCAGATATTgcttcattttcttctagaGGACCAAACTTAATCATTCCACATATTTTTGAAGATATCTCATACTAAAATCTGTAGCCAAGAAGATTTTGTGCAATTACGTTTGATTAATAGTTTCCGGCTTTGTTGTCACTGTCAAGAGCTAACAATGAAGGTGGTGGTGGTGTGAGGTGAAGCTGCTCTGATGTATGGTGCAATCAGGGCGAAAACTATGGCACCAATTAATCTTCAACTTGTACTTGTCGTCGGAAAAGAAAAGCATTATTGGTTATTTCCATCATAGCTACAACCTTAGGGAGACCATTATGCTATAGATTCACGCCAGCCATACTCAGAAGCACTCAGGAGGAGGGTGTCTTGCAAACCAGATGTGGAAAAGCACAATAACACCGATCATATGAAGTATAGTATTATAACATATGAAGTGGGAAGTACATTCCCCAAAACTTTTAGTGGACGACAACGTTACAATGAGCAAAACTCTTCTAACATACCTGCCCAAAAAATACATTTCGATCTCCAAAGGGACATTTTTTGACATGTTGATGGCTTAGTGCCATGCAACTGACTATGACTCAAATACGAAGAATAAATCAAACATGTTGATCACTTCAGGATAGAGATTTCAATTTGGGAAGACCAAAACTATGCAACTCCCAAACAACATTCTCTACCCAAAATCGTGTCATATGTTAGATTAGTTATTCCTCTTATATGTACACAAACATGTCTTGCCTCACATGATGCTATCTAATTAAATACCAATAGCACAAATCAGGTCAAAACACGGTGGGCAGCGGCACAGACTCATCAACTCGTCAAATGTCCCGATCATATAGTACAATCTAAGCGAGATCGTTCCTCTTCCCCTCTTCAGctttcaatttctttctttcctccaacTCTCTGACTGTGGACCTCCAGTTGAAAAAGGTGCCAAACATTTCCTCCATCTCCTCAAGGCCTCTGCCCTGCGTCTCTGGCAGCAGTGTAAAGAAGAAAACGAAGGCCACGAATGCAATTCCAGCGAACAAAAAGAATGCCCCGCCTATGGTGATGGCCTTGTACAATGAAATGAAGGTCATTAGAATGACCCCGCTGACCAACCTGTTCATGGCTGCCGCCAAGCCGCTTCCCAGAGCCCTTAACCTCAGGGGGAAAATCTCCGAGCTATAGACCCAAGCAACCGGACCCATCCCCATCGAGAAAGTTGCAACGCTCGACAGGACGCAGAAAAAGCAAACAGCTACGGCCCCTGTTAGCTTCTCGGTCGGATGCTGATCGATCACCGTCAATCCAATGGCCAGTCCCAGCAGGGAGCATACCAGACCACCGGTGCTTGTCAAAAGCAATATCCGCCTTCCGAACTTGTCTATATTGAAGGTAGACACCAATATGAAGATGGTCTTGGTGACCCCAACAGATATGGTGGCCAGAAGCTTACCGTTGTCGCTAGTTATACCAGCCTTCTCAAAAATTGTGGGGCTGTACATAACGACCGAGTCAATGCCGGAAGCTTGCTGGAAGAAGCATAAACCGATGCCTGCAATCGTGATGTGCAGAACCGCCCGGGTGGGATGGATGAACATTTCCCTCCATGCACCTCTACCGCCGGCTTGGTGGTTGGGAACCTCTACCACCTCGTCGTGGTTGTCCTCGGGGATGCCAGCAGCCTGCTTAATGTCGGCTAACCTCTCCCGGGCTTCTTGTAAAGTTTCCGAggttttctccaaaattctaCTAGCTTCCCCTACTCTGCCATGCATCATCAGCCAACGTGGCGATTCCGGCATGATCAAGCCCCCCACGAACAACATTACCGATGGAATTGCGCCAATTCCCATCATGAATCTCCATCCCAAGTTCGTGGCAAGCTTGGCGAAAAAATAGTTGGACACGTATCCCAGCAACACGCCGAAGTTGATGAACACTTCCGTGAAAGAAGTGATGAATCCCCGAATTGATCTTGGAGAGATCTCGGCAGAATATACAGGAGCTATCATCAAAGCATACCCGACTCCGAGTCCGGCAACAAACCGGCCGAACATAAGGAAGGCATAGTTGGTGGCAAATGCCATTAAAATGGCCCCGGCAAAGAAGATTACTCCTGCCATAGCTATGGTGTATCGTCGGCCAATCCAGTCGCACGTCCTACCGGCAATGGCTGAACCCAGAAGAGAGTAGACGTTTATGGTTCCCACCAAGATTTCTTTTTGTACATCGTTGATTTTAAGATCCCTCTGTATGTAGATCATTGCTCCACTCATCACTCCCGTATCATAACCAAGTAGGATTGACGACATGCAAGCTAAAAGAGCACAAGCTAACGCATACTTGTTTCTTTTGGGCTTTGGAGGAGGAACAGAGTCTGGATTAGATAACCCAACTCCCCTAGTAATAGCTTGATTGTGCAGGTCTGCCATGAGGAATCAAGAAGGCGGAGCAGCAGCagcaggaggaggaggaggaggaggaggagcagGAGGAGAAGGATGCAGAGAATTTTTGTGCTAGTGTTGTGAAGATTATGTGAAATGGTCGATATAATTTCTAGCGGGGAAGCTGAAAACGATTATTTAAAGAACACTAGGATTGAAGTGACCGAATGAGCTAAAGCTTTGAGCTATTTCAATTGCTCGACTGCCACATGGGGGGTTTTATTTGAATAAGACACCGCAAATTGTTCGCAGATCAATCGATCATGCATGTATACAACGGAGACTACCTTATTTCTGCCTCACGTTTGTCTGCAACAACGCAAAAATTTCTTGTCCAGGGTGTGATCCAAAATCTATATTCTTACCTGTCTATCTATCTAGaactatataatatatatagttgtgttcatttttttttttttgtcatcccTAATCTATAGTTCTTTAATTCTCATGGTAAGATTCTAATTACATTTAGGATCATTAATATTTGATTACCAGCCAAATATCAATCAAGCCTATTTACATGACCAGCTAAC
This portion of the Coffea eugenioides isolate CCC68of chromosome 11, Ceug_1.0, whole genome shotgun sequence genome encodes:
- the LOC113751873 gene encoding putative polyol transporter 2 — protein: MSSILLGYDTGVMSGAMIYIQRDLKINDVQKEILVGTINVYSLLGSAIAGRTCDWIGRRYTIAMAGVIFFAGAILMAFATNYAFLMFGRFVAGLGVGYALMIAPVYSAEISPRSIRGFITSFTEVFINFGVLLGYVSNYFFAKLATNLGWRFMMGIGAIPSVMLFVGGLIMPESPRWLMMHGRVGEASRILEKTSETLQEARERLADIKQAAGIPEDNHDEVVEVPNHQAGGRGAWREMFIHPTRAVLHITIAGIGLCFFQQASGIDSVVMYSPTIFEKAGITSDNGKLLATISVGVTKTIFILVSTFNIDKFGRRILLLTSTGGLVCSLLGLAIGLTVIDQHPTEKLTGAVAVCFFCVLSSVATFSMGMGPVAWVYSSEIFPLRLRALGSGLAAAMNRLVSGVILMTFISLYKAITIGGAFFLFAGIAFVAFVFFFTLLPETQGRGLEEMEEMFGTFFNWRSTVRELEERKKLKAEEGKRNDLA